In the Arcobacter sp. F155 genome, one interval contains:
- a CDS encoding endonuclease/exonuclease/phosphatase family protein produces the protein MNLRFATFNLFQFCAPPFSYYTKKEKFNQDEWNKKTAWIKEQITNMNCDVIGFQEVFSSKELEKLTKELGFEYFVTVDEPRISKTHPNIYISTTLALASKYPIKKISEVKANGYSLKKYNFKGTFRFSRVPIKALIEFPNNLNITVYVNHFKSNRLNEFEYIFTKKDTLKNKKEKIKEALEKDYSPALKQRLCETSSLYYDFKRTRTPIVCLCDLNDKEFSLSIDALTNRAYHEDLDKNFNLLHDAYYLYDKKVYNPHPEQKEIKRTPTSYYQSYGNVIDYIFVSKEFDKRFKKHLGKINSYEVFDKHLQEKQDGSLVQSDHAPVVCEITLNS, from the coding sequence ATGAACCTAAGATTTGCAACATTTAATCTTTTTCAGTTTTGTGCTCCTCCTTTCTCATACTACACAAAAAAAGAGAAGTTTAATCAAGATGAGTGGAATAAAAAAACAGCTTGGATAAAAGAACAAATCACTAATATGAATTGTGATGTTATAGGTTTCCAAGAAGTATTTTCAAGTAAAGAGTTAGAAAAATTAACAAAAGAGTTAGGTTTTGAGTACTTTGTAACTGTTGATGAACCAAGAATTAGTAAAACTCATCCAAATATCTATATAAGTACAACTTTAGCTCTTGCTTCAAAATATCCAATAAAAAAAATCTCAGAAGTAAAAGCAAATGGCTATAGTCTAAAAAAGTATAACTTCAAAGGAACATTTAGATTTTCAAGAGTTCCAATAAAAGCTTTAATAGAGTTTCCAAACAATTTAAATATAACAGTTTATGTAAACCATTTTAAATCAAATAGACTAAATGAGTTTGAATATATTTTTACAAAAAAAGATACACTAAAGAATAAAAAAGAGAAAATAAAGGAGGCTTTAGAAAAAGATTACTCCCCTGCTTTAAAACAAAGACTTTGTGAAACTTCATCTTTATATTATGATTTTAAAAGAACACGAACGCCTATTGTATGTCTTTGTGATTTAAATGACAAAGAGTTTTCATTAAGTATTGATGCTCTTACAAATAGAGCTTATCATGAAGACTTAGATAAAAACTTCAATCTACTTCATGATGCTTACTATTTATATGACAAAAAAGTTTATAATCCACATCCAGAACAAAAAGAGATTAAAAGAACACCTACTAGTTACTATCAATCATATGGAAATGTTATTGACTATATTTTTGTTTCAAAAGAGTTTGATAAAAGATTTAAAAAACATCTTGGGAAAATAAACTCTTATGAAGTTTTTGATAAACACTTACAAGAGAAGCAAGATGGTAGTTTAGTTCAAAGTGACCATGCTCCTGTAGTTTGTGAAATCACGTTAAACTCTTAA
- a CDS encoding chloride channel protein has translation MKKHLLEQSVIFFSVLKWVLLSSAIGAIIGAIVTFFLNVIHESDNLKEFLPFPSYFLLPFGLVITVFLIRTYAPSASGHGTEKIIEAVHKKEGKIDFAVIPIKLVATVITIFTGGSVGKEGPGAQIGAGAASFISKLAKFSAKDRKKLVICGISAGFASVFGTPISGAIFGIEVLIVGIIMYDVLLPSFIAGFAAYTTAKLLGVHYTYYFMDFIPFDITLILQVAVAGVFFGLVSYMFIIFIKQAEVTIGAIKLNPYLKAFIAGVFLVALSFFIGDQFFGLGLDTISKLFFSNPELIEDIPWYSFIAKTLYTSVTLGAGGSGGVITPIFYVGATSGHFFGTLVGDNLALFAALGFTSVLAGATNAPIAATIMAVELFGVDIAHYAAISAVITFLLTGHRSVFPSQILKFSKSDMLNIDFGDNIEQSKIDLSTKSRTKVEDFKKKFNWRTKK, from the coding sequence ATGAAAAAACATCTACTTGAACAATCAGTTATATTTTTTAGCGTATTAAAATGGGTGCTTCTATCTTCTGCAATTGGAGCTATAATTGGAGCTATAGTTACATTTTTTTTAAATGTTATACATGAGTCAGATAACTTAAAAGAGTTCCTACCCTTCCCCTCATACTTTTTATTACCCTTTGGTTTAGTTATTACTGTATTTCTTATTAGAACTTATGCGCCAAGTGCTTCAGGCCATGGAACAGAAAAGATTATTGAAGCTGTGCATAAAAAAGAAGGGAAAATAGATTTTGCAGTTATTCCTATAAAACTTGTTGCAACTGTTATTACTATCTTCACTGGTGGTTCTGTAGGAAAAGAAGGTCCAGGAGCACAAATTGGTGCAGGTGCTGCTTCTTTTATCTCAAAGCTTGCCAAATTTTCTGCAAAAGATAGAAAAAAACTTGTAATCTGTGGTATTAGTGCGGGTTTTGCTTCAGTATTTGGAACGCCTATTTCTGGTGCAATTTTTGGTATTGAAGTACTAATTGTGGGTATTATTATGTATGATGTTTTATTACCCTCATTTATTGCAGGTTTTGCAGCTTATACAACAGCTAAACTATTAGGAGTTCATTATACTTATTATTTCATGGACTTTATTCCCTTTGATATAACTCTTATTTTACAAGTTGCAGTTGCTGGGGTATTTTTTGGTTTGGTTTCATATATGTTTATTATATTTATCAAACAAGCTGAAGTAACTATAGGAGCTATCAAGTTAAACCCTTATTTAAAAGCCTTTATTGCTGGTGTTTTTCTTGTAGCTTTATCATTTTTTATTGGAGACCAGTTCTTTGGTCTGGGTCTTGATACTATTTCAAAACTATTTTTCTCAAATCCTGAACTTATAGAAGATATTCCTTGGTATTCCTTTATTGCTAAGACTTTATATACCTCTGTTACTTTAGGAGCAGGAGGAAGTGGTGGAGTTATCACTCCAATATTCTATGTGGGAGCTACAAGTGGACACTTCTTTGGAACACTAGTGGGAGATAACTTAGCACTATTTGCTGCACTTGGATTTACAAGTGTATTAGCAGGAGCTACAAATGCTCCTATTGCAGCAACTATTATGGCAGTTGAACTTTTTGGAGTTGATATTGCTCATTATGCAGCTATTAGTGCAGTAATTACCTTCTTACTTACTGGACATAGAAGTGTATTCCCTTCTCAAATTTTAAAGTTCTCAAAATCAGATATGCTAAATATTGATTTTGGAGATAATATAGAACAAAGCAAAATAGATCTAAGTACTAAAAGTAGAACGAAGGTTGAAGACTTTAAAAAGAAATTTAACTGGAGAACAAAAAAATAG
- a CDS encoding 3'-5' exonuclease has translation MNLTKEQKDIIKAVSRNKNIKINAFAGTGKTTTLKEVANEYSDKKILYLAFNSAIKNEASSIFPNNTNVKTTHGLAYSAIKKYTQIDLNSLVNYRAIDIANEFSIPYTQAVSALRIFENFCNNTQDEISKDDTEHKTAKKMFDQMLIGVLKPTHSFYLKYYYLLISKEQIPQFEYDIVMLDEAQDTNEVTLGIFEALSSKVKVYVGDRHQQIYSFRGSKNALDKISCDKELFLSQSFRFNEEIASYANTLLQNFKNEKVSIQSHLNPNSKTKEIKSHGYVSRTNAQLISVISKRIEQRNPFVTVRNPEEIFNLSIEVYYLLNNESDQIRRNQFLKGFKDEEELASYAKEVDDFELRTAIKVVKEYSERIFEFKEIAIKFYKAWQNRKMNNFERRIEEILFLTTAHTAKGLEWDSVIVADDFPNFAELIFDLGCDSLKQFKEELEKLSNQELIDEFNLFYVALTRAKKSLVKDSENFHYLMSSKLEKLIDTKIDEAKDSFEKGDEKKAVSKMDYDEVQKLKEQKNLESGKAKKSGLKWSLEDRIKLKSLFKKDTNIATIASKLERSTGAILGELLKGEIINRQEQIHLSTLLKNNQKASKSSLS, from the coding sequence ATGAATTTAACCAAAGAACAAAAAGATATTATAAAAGCTGTTAGTAGAAATAAAAACATAAAGATAAATGCCTTTGCAGGTACTGGTAAAACAACTACTTTAAAAGAAGTTGCAAATGAGTATAGTGATAAAAAGATTTTATATCTAGCATTTAATAGTGCAATCAAAAATGAAGCAAGCTCAATTTTTCCAAATAATACAAATGTAAAAACAACCCATGGACTTGCATACTCTGCAATCAAAAAATATACACAAATAGATTTAAACTCACTTGTAAATTATCGTGCAATTGATATCGCAAATGAGTTTAGCATACCTTACACACAAGCAGTTAGCGCACTAAGAATATTTGAAAACTTTTGTAATAATACTCAAGATGAAATCTCAAAAGATGACACTGAGCATAAGACTGCAAAAAAGATGTTTGACCAAATGTTAATTGGTGTTTTAAAGCCCACACATAGTTTTTATTTAAAGTATTACTACCTTCTTATATCAAAAGAGCAAATCCCTCAATTTGAGTATGATATTGTGATGCTTGATGAAGCACAAGATACAAATGAAGTGACTTTAGGTATTTTTGAAGCTTTAAGTTCTAAGGTTAAAGTGTATGTTGGAGATAGACATCAACAGATTTACTCTTTTAGGGGAAGTAAAAATGCCCTTGATAAAATCTCTTGTGATAAAGAGCTTTTCTTATCTCAAAGTTTTAGGTTTAATGAAGAGATTGCTTCTTATGCAAATACTCTTTTACAAAACTTTAAAAATGAAAAAGTAAGTATTCAATCTCACTTAAATCCAAACTCAAAAACTAAAGAGATAAAAAGTCATGGCTATGTATCAAGAACAAATGCTCAGCTTATCTCTGTTATCTCAAAAAGAATAGAACAAAGAAATCCTTTCGTAACTGTTAGAAACCCAGAAGAGATATTTAATCTTAGTATTGAAGTCTATTATTTACTAAATAATGAAAGTGACCAAATTAGAAGAAACCAGTTTTTAAAAGGTTTTAAAGACGAAGAAGAGTTAGCTTCTTATGCAAAAGAGGTTGATGATTTTGAATTAAGAACAGCAATAAAAGTAGTAAAAGAGTATAGTGAGCGAATTTTTGAATTTAAAGAGATAGCTATTAAGTTCTATAAAGCATGGCAAAATAGAAAGATGAACAACTTTGAAAGAAGAATAGAAGAAATTTTATTTTTAACTACAGCTCACACCGCAAAAGGTTTAGAGTGGGATAGTGTAATTGTTGCAGATGATTTTCCAAACTTTGCAGAACTAATCTTCGATTTAGGATGCGATAGTTTAAAGCAGTTTAAAGAAGAGTTGGAAAAACTATCAAATCAAGAGTTAATAGATGAGTTCAATCTTTTTTATGTAGCACTTACAAGAGCAAAGAAGAGTCTTGTAAAAGATAGTGAAAACTTCCATTATCTTATGAGTTCAAAACTTGAAAAACTAATTGACACTAAAATTGATGAAGCAAAAGATAGTTTTGAAAAAGGTGATGAGAAAAAAGCAGTTTCAAAAATGGATTATGATGAGGTTCAAAAACTTAAAGAACAAAAAAATCTTGAGAGTGGTAAAGCTAAAAAAAGTGGCTTAAAATGGAGTTTAGAAGATAGAATAAAACTAAAAAGCCTATTTAAAAAAGATACAAATATAGCTACTATAGCTTCAAAGTTAGAAAGAAGTACAGGAGCTATTTTAGGTGAACTTTTAAAAGGTGAAATTATAAATAGACAAGAGCAAATTCACTTATCAACTTTACTAAAAAACAATCAAAAAGCTAGTAAAAGTAGCCTGTCTTAA